The Naumovozyma castellii chromosome 2, complete genome sequence ACACTATTTTCTTAGTCCTAAAACACAAAAAACTGACTTTTTTGCATACTTATCATCATGGTGCAACTGCTCTATTATGCTACACCCAACTTACCGGTACCACCTCCATCTCTTGGGTCCCAATTACATTAAACTTGGGTGTCCATGTTGTCATGTACTGGTATTACTTTTTGGCCGCTAGAGGAATTAGAGTCTGGTGGAAGGAATGGGTTACCagattccaaatcattcaattcatcttgGACATTGCATTCATTTATTTCGCAGTTTACCAAAAGGCTGCTCATCTATATTTCCCAAGTATCCCCCATTGTGGTGACTGTGTGGGTTCCACCACTGCTACATTTGCTGGCTGTGCTATTATCTCCTCTTACTTGGTCTTATTTATTGCATTCTACATTGATGTTTACAAGCGTAAAGGTACTAAGACAAGTAGAGTCGTCAAGAGAGCCCATGGGGGTGTTGCCGCTAAGGTTAATGAATATGTTAACGTTGACCTAAAGAACGTTCAAACTCCTTCCCCTTCACCAAAGGCTACCgccagaagaagaaagtgaatGAAGTCATTATGGACAGTTTCATTCTTCCTCACTGAATCATGACAGtgctttattattttcactATTGTAATTGATATAACTATATGTATAACATATTTGTGTTAATTATTGTATATTACGGATCTTTAATTTATgtaattgaaattaaacagaaaaataaatccatTTTACCTCTTTCCGTAATCGTAAATGccttattttattttagaTGCTAGGTCTGTAGATCTTTCCTTAGATAAAATTAATGCTTTCTTAATCATATCTGGCGTTATTTTACTACCCCCTCCTACTAAACTTATATGT is a genomic window containing:
- the ELO2 gene encoding fatty acid elongase ELO2 (ancestral locus Anc_1.140); amino-acid sequence: MNSVLTQYAAPLFERYPVLHDYVPTVDHIFFNCNLWETFDHVVTLATQGKFIPSQFEFVVGELPLSTLPPVLYTIAAYYVIIFGGRFALRNTKPFKLNGSFQIHNLFLTSLSMTLLVLMVEQLVPMISEHGLYFAICDIGAWTQPMVTLYYLNYIVKFIEFTDTIFLVLKHKKLTFLHTYHHGATALLCYTQLTGTTSISWVPITLNLGVHVVMYWYYFLAARGIRVWWKEWVTRFQIIQFILDIAFIYFAVYQKAAHLYFPSIPHCGDCVGSTTATFAGCAIISSYLVLFIAFYIDVYKRKGTKTSRVVKRAHGGVAAKVNEYVNVDLKNVQTPSPSPKATARRRK